In Oncorhynchus tshawytscha isolate Ot180627B linkage group LG28, Otsh_v2.0, whole genome shotgun sequence, a genomic segment contains:
- the LOC112226739 gene encoding zinc finger protein 7 isoform X2: MSNTVSFSTQIGAIMDVLAKAAVAEITKFVDEGTVVLRLEMCRKENEIEGLKNSLQLMERELRKAQREAAARGTNDRQHAEGIQLGSGTSQKGNEEDQKSKATPVEDPEKFNELQSSGHLVEARGGLELLVKAEQVEKHVAQGTVQDPGITGSLDFRMDERDSQLWFSVTQGLSGNDSTHPDGSYTTERCLQMFSSQADQYPVPIPSHPASCNSLSSAEKPLNDIFSTVPVKVEPEWHPLYHGDAMSESFQADQGQYRDTLHPVVMEGLMLQPRLQQPGPSSQGLMRATENTSESNSHSNEHILNKNRLKTKRMVNVWRAVPNQKVFICSLCGKSFHRHCQLEAHQHSHAGVKPYRCLECGKSFTQKTRLKSHQSVHTGCRHSSS; the protein is encoded by the exons ATGTCTAACACCGTTTCTTTTAGTACACAAATAGGTGCAATCATGGATGTGCTAGCAAAGGCAGCTGTTGCAGAAATAACCAAATTTGTAGACGAGGGTACTGTCGTTCTACGGCTGGAAATGTGTCGGAAAGAAAATGAGATAGAAGGCCTTAAAAATAGTTTACAGCTGATGGAAAGAGAACTGAGGAAAGCTCAAAGGGAAGCAGCAGCACGAGGGACAAATGACAGGCAACATGCTGAAGGAATTCAGCTTGGGAGTGGGACCTCACAAAAAG GTAATGAAGAGGACCAGAAATCCAAAGCCACGCCTGTAGAGGACCCGGAGAAGTTCAATGAGCTGCAGAGCTCCGGACACCTTGTGGAGGCGAGGGGTGGACTGGAGTTGCTGGTGAAAGCAGAGCAGGTGGAAAAACATGTAGCCCAGGGAACTGTACAGGACCCAGGAATCACAGGCAGTTTGGACTTTAGAATGGATGAGAGAGATAGTCAGCTGTGGTTCTCTGTTACACAAGGACTAAGTGGGAATGATTCCACTCACCCAGATGGGTCTTACACTACAGAGAGATGCTTACAGATGTTTTCCTCTCAGGCAGATCAATATCCcgttcccatcccatcccatcctgcTTCCTGCAACTCTTTGTCTTCTGCAGAGAAACCACTTAATGACATTTTCAGCACTGTCCCAGTGAAAGTGGAGCCCGAGTGGCATCCTCTTTATCATGGCGATGCCATGTCTGAGTCCTTTCAAGCTGACCAGGGGCAGTACAGAGATACTCTGCACCCTGTTGTGATGGAGGGCTTGATGCTTCAGCCTAGACTGCAGCAGCCAGGACCTTCTTCACAAGGGCTCATGAGAGCAACTGAGAACACATCTGAGTCAAACTCACACAGCAATGAGCATATTCTTAATAAGAACAGATTGAAAACAAAAAGAATGGTCAACGTTTGGAGAGCTGTACCAAACCAAAAAGTGTTCATATGCTCATTGTGTGGAAAGAGCTTCCACCGCCACTGTCAACTTGAAGCACACCAGCACTCTCATGCTGGAGTCAAACCATATAGATGTCTTGAGTGTGGGAAAAGTTTTACGCAGAAAACCAGACTTAAGTCCCATCAGAGTGTTCACACAG GCTGCAGACACTCATCGTCTTAG
- the LOC112226739 gene encoding zinc finger protein 34 isoform X1 — translation MSNTVSFSTQIGAIMDVLAKAAVAEITKFVDEGTVVLRLEMCRKENEIEGLKNSLQLMERELRKAQREAAARGTNDRQHAEGIQLGSGTSQKGNEEDQKSKATPVEDPEKFNELQSSGHLVEARGGLELLVKAEQVEKHVAQGTVQDPGITGSLDFRMDERDSQLWFSVTQGLSGNDSTHPDGSYTTERCLQMFSSQADQYPVPIPSHPASCNSLSSAEKPLNDIFSTVPVKVEPEWHPLYHGDAMSESFQADQGQYRDTLHPVVMEGLMLQPRLQQPGPSSQGLMRATENTSESNSHSNEHILNKNRLKTKRMVNVWRAVPNQKVFICSLCGKSFHRHCQLEAHQHSHAGVKPYRCLECGKSFTQKTRLKSHQSVHTGERPFSCRLCGKMFARQDNCQRHERFHSGQKPFSCVQCGKSFTVLGNLKIHQKHQCKFANVRM, via the exons ATGTCTAACACCGTTTCTTTTAGTACACAAATAGGTGCAATCATGGATGTGCTAGCAAAGGCAGCTGTTGCAGAAATAACCAAATTTGTAGACGAGGGTACTGTCGTTCTACGGCTGGAAATGTGTCGGAAAGAAAATGAGATAGAAGGCCTTAAAAATAGTTTACAGCTGATGGAAAGAGAACTGAGGAAAGCTCAAAGGGAAGCAGCAGCACGAGGGACAAATGACAGGCAACATGCTGAAGGAATTCAGCTTGGGAGTGGGACCTCACAAAAAG GTAATGAAGAGGACCAGAAATCCAAAGCCACGCCTGTAGAGGACCCGGAGAAGTTCAATGAGCTGCAGAGCTCCGGACACCTTGTGGAGGCGAGGGGTGGACTGGAGTTGCTGGTGAAAGCAGAGCAGGTGGAAAAACATGTAGCCCAGGGAACTGTACAGGACCCAGGAATCACAGGCAGTTTGGACTTTAGAATGGATGAGAGAGATAGTCAGCTGTGGTTCTCTGTTACACAAGGACTAAGTGGGAATGATTCCACTCACCCAGATGGGTCTTACACTACAGAGAGATGCTTACAGATGTTTTCCTCTCAGGCAGATCAATATCCcgttcccatcccatcccatcctgcTTCCTGCAACTCTTTGTCTTCTGCAGAGAAACCACTTAATGACATTTTCAGCACTGTCCCAGTGAAAGTGGAGCCCGAGTGGCATCCTCTTTATCATGGCGATGCCATGTCTGAGTCCTTTCAAGCTGACCAGGGGCAGTACAGAGATACTCTGCACCCTGTTGTGATGGAGGGCTTGATGCTTCAGCCTAGACTGCAGCAGCCAGGACCTTCTTCACAAGGGCTCATGAGAGCAACTGAGAACACATCTGAGTCAAACTCACACAGCAATGAGCATATTCTTAATAAGAACAGATTGAAAACAAAAAGAATGGTCAACGTTTGGAGAGCTGTACCAAACCAAAAAGTGTTCATATGCTCATTGTGTGGAAAGAGCTTCCACCGCCACTGTCAACTTGAAGCACACCAGCACTCTCATGCTGGAGTCAAACCATATAGATGTCTTGAGTGTGGGAAAAGTTTTACGCAGAAAACCAGACTTAAGTCCCATCAGAGTGTTCACACAGGTGAGAGACCTTTCAGTTGCAGACTCTGTGGCAAGATGTTTGCAAGGCAGGACAACTGCCAAAGACATGAGCGATTTCACAGTGGACAAAAGCCATTTAGTTGTGTGCAGTGTGGTAAAAGTTTCACGGTTCTCGGTAACCTCAAAATACATCAAAAACATCAATGTAAATTTGCTAATGTAAGAATGTAA
- the LOC112226742 gene encoding peroxiredoxin-1 has protein sequence MAAGKARIGHLAPDFKATAVMPDGQFKDLSISNYRGKYVVFFFYPLDFTFVCPTEIIAFSDAAEEFRKIGCEVIGASVDSHFCHLAWTNTPRKQGGLGPMKIPLVADTLRSISTDYGVLKEDEGIAYRGLFIIDAKGLLRQITINDLPVGRSIDETLRLVQAFQFTDKHGEVCPAGWKPGSDTIKPDIQKSKDFFSKQH, from the exons ATGGCTGCAGGTAAAGCGCGCATCGGGCATCTGGCCCCTGACTTTAAGGCCACAGCAGTCATGCCAGATGGACAGTTTAAAGACCTCAGCATTTCCAACTACAGAG GGAAGTATGTGGTGTTCTTCTTCTACCCGCTGGACTTCACCTTTGTGTGCCCCACTGAGATCATCGCCTTCAGTGACGCTGCCGAGGAGTTCAGGAAGATCGGCTGCGAGGTCATTGGTGCCTCTGTTGACTCCCACTTCTGCCATCTTGCCTG GACCAACACACCTCGTAAGCAGGGCGGTCTGGGTCCAATGAAGATCCCTCTGGTAGCCGACACACTGCGTTCCATCTCCACGGACTACGGGGTGCTGAAGGAGGACGAGGGCATTGCCTACAG GGGCCTATTCATTATTGACGCCAAGGGCCTCTTGAGGCAGATCACCATCAACGACCTTCCAGTGGGACGCTCCATCGACGAGACCCTGCGTCTGGTGCAGGCCTTTCAGTTCACTGACAAACACGGAGAGG TCTGTCCCGCCGGCTGGAAACCAGGAAGTGACACCATCAAGCCCGACATCCAGAAGAGCAAAGACTTCTTCTCCAAGCAGCACTAA